The window CCAGGGTGGAGAGCGCGTAGCGCGACGCCTGCAGCGGCGTCTGGAGAGGCTCGGCTACAAGGTGGAACTGCGGAAGGCCGCCTGAAGAGCGCGACCCCGGCTCCGTAGTTTCTATTCAGGAGCCGCCGCGCGGAATCGTCGAAGTGACGAAGCTTCGGGCGGCGACGAAGGATCTGCGGGCTGGGTCCGAGCGTGAGTCTGGCAGACGCGCGAGTCCCCATCCGCAGATCCTTCGGGCGCACGAGCTCTCGTGCAGACGCGGCTTCGGTGTGTGCGCCCTCAGGATGACAGCGTGTCTATAGTTCGGATTTGTAAACATCCTCCCTCACAGCACCCGCCTCCGCAGCGCGTCGAACGCCCGCGCCTCCGTGCGCGCGGCGGGGCTCGCGGGGTACTCGTCGGGGAACAGGCTCCAGATCATCTCGTCGCGCGGGGCGCCCTGCGGCGCGGCCAGGCGGCGGCGCAGCGTGCCGTCGTGCGTGAACCCCAGCCGCCGCGCCACCGCCGAGCTGCGCGCGTTGTCGGGATCGCAGTGGATCTCGATGCGCGCATCACCTCGAAGCCCACCCGCACCAGCGCCCCCGCCGCCTCGGCCGCCAGCCCCCTCCCCTGCTGGTCGGCGCCGATCCAGTAGCCGATCTCCAGCGCGTCGGGGCCCACCCGCCGGTGCAGCCCCGTCCCGCCCAGCACGCGCGCCTCGTCCGCGGAGAAGATCCCGTAGACGTAGTCGCGGTCCCCGTCGAAGTCCGAGCGGAAGCGGCGCAGCAGCTCCGCCTTCTCCTCCACCGGGACGGGCTCGCCCATCGCCCATGGCATCCAGGCGCGCAGGTGCTCCAGGCTGCCGGCGATCGCCTCGTTCAGGAGCGGCGCGTCGGCCGGGTCGTAGCAGCGCACCACCAGCCGCGGCGTCTCGATGCGGTACGCCGGCCGGCCGAGGGACGTGGTCGCGTCGGGCATGTGGGTCTGAGTGCGAAGTGCGAAGTGCGAAGTGCGAAGTGCCGGGTCGCGGCGCGTACGAATCTGCCCGTAGACCCCGGCGTCCGCCACCGCGAATGCCCGCGAGAGCCCACCACGCGGGATGCTTCCGCCCGCGCGGGCGGCGCCGTATACTGGACGACGCTTCCTGTGGTACCGCGCCCCCGGCCGCCTCGGCACCCGGGAGCGCGGCTTCGTTCGGAGCATCTCCGTTCTCCGAGGGACCGGCGCCCCCACCGCACGCGCCGGCGGCGGTACCGGCGGACGCTCTCCTCGCGCCGCCGTGCGAACGTGCAGGCCCACCCCTCACAGGAGCTCCCGCCATGAAACGCACCCCCGTCGTCCTCCTGAGCTTCGTCGCGGCGCTGCTCGTCGCTTCCGCGTGCACGGAAGACGAAGGCGGAGCGCCCGCCAAAGGGGCCGCCATCGCGTCCGGCGACACCTTCCCCACCGACACCGCCAACCCGCCCTGCGCGCTCCCCGGCGTCAACCGGCTCTGCTCCTTCGTCCCGCACGACGTGATCGTGCGCATCCTGGCCGGCTACACCGGGTTCAACGCGCGCGACCAGCGGCACTTCGACACCTTCTCGTGGCAGAGCTTCGTGGCGCTCAACTGGCCCGCGTCGGCCGACGGCGCGCCGCTGCCGTCGTTCACCGACAGCACCGGCGCGCCGCGCGTGTGGGAGACCTACCTCGACGCGGCCGAGGTCTACGGCTCCGGGCGCCCCACGCCGTGCAACGTGGGCCCGGGCCAGAAGTTCCTGGGGCAGATGGCCAAGAACGGCGACGTGGTGGACCCCGACGGCGACTTCGATGAAGCCGTGGGCGGCCCCCTGGCCGACGTGAACGTGAACTTCGCGCTCTACGAGAAGAAGCTGAACCCCGCCGACGTCGAGTACCTGCGCACGCACCGCCTGAACACCCCCGAGGGGCAGTACGCGGCCGACACGGCCGGGAAGGCGCTCTCCTTCACGGCCGGCTACTACCAGAACGCCGACTCGGCCGCGGGCGGGCAGGTGGGCGCCATCGAGGTCAAGGCCGCCTGGCGCGTGCTGCAGCCCGAGCGGGGCGACGACACCACGCGCTTCTACACCCGCCGCGCCGTGGTGTACGTCCCCGCGCGCAACAGCGCCACCGGGCGCGACATGTGCCTGAACGTGCAGGTGGGGCTGGTGGGGCTGCACATCGTCCACAAGACGCGCAGCTTCTTCGGCGACTGGATCTGGACCACCTTCGAGCACGAGGACAACGCCCCCACCTGCCCCGACTCGGCCGCCCCCGGCGCGCAGTGCGGCGCCGACCGCCCGCGCTGGTCGTTCTACAACGCCGCGTGCACCGGCTGCGCCGTCAACGACTCGCTCCACCTGGCGGCCACGCGCGACACCACCTTCCTGTGGGACTCCGTCCCGCCGTACGCGGGGCGCTACGCCGTCCAGGGGAGGTTCGGCAACCAGATCACCCGCACCGAGCCGATCGTCCCCATGACCGACAGCGTGAATACCCTGTGGGTGGGGCGGATGGGCGCCACCGTCTGGCGCCACTACCGGCTGATCGGCACGCAGTGGATGTCGGGCGACCCCCGGTCGAAGCTGGAGCCGGTGCCGCTGGTGCTGCGCAACACGGCGCTGGAGAGCTACATCCCCCAGGGCTCCTCGTGCCTGGGGTGCCACCAGTACGCGTACACGCTCCCCGACACGGTGCGGAAGGACTCCGTCTTCGCCGACTTCAGCTTCCTGCTGCGGATGGCCAAGCCGCGGCCGGCGTCGATGCTGCCGCTGTTCTCGCTGGAGCGCGGCGTGCCGAACCGCGACCAGCGGCGCCCCACCACCGTCATCCAGCCGATCCCCGGGCACCACCTGCCCGACTCGGCCCGGCAGCGGTGACGCGGCAGGATCGAAGCACCCGCTCCCCGGCCCCGGACGCGCGGCGCTCCCTCCCGCCGCGCGGCGGGGGGAGGGCCGGGGAGAGGGGGTGCCCGCGGCCGCGCCGGAGCCCGTCACGACGGATCCCGATCCACCCTTCACCCCGAGAGACCGCATGGAGCACGAGTTCGAGACCGACGCATGGCCGGTGGTGCGCGCCCGCTGGTTCACCGACGTGCGGGAGAAGCGCAAGGTGCGCCTCGTCGTCATCCACGACATGGAGGCGCCCGAGAAGGGGAGCACCGCCGAGAACGTCGCCCGCTACTTCCAGGACCCGCGCGACGCCAAGGGGAGGCCCGTCAAGGCGTCCGCGCACCTGTGCATCGACAACGACAGCATCGTGCAGTGCGTGCTGGACAACGACGTGGCCTTCGCCGCGCCGGGCGCCAACCACGACGGCATCCAGCTCGAGCTGGCCGGCTTCGCCCGGCAGAAGCGCCACGAGTGGCTGGACCCCTACGGCATCCTGATGCTCGACAAGGCGGCCGACGCCACGGCCCAGTACTGCCTCAAGTACAACATCCCGGTGCGCCAGCTCACCAACGACGAGCTGAAGGACGGCGTCAGCAAGGGGATCGTGGGCCACCGGCAGGTGTCGCAGGTCTTCAAGAAGTCCGACCACATGGACCCGGGCCCCGACTTCCCGTGGGACCACTTCCTGGCGCGCACGCAGAAGTTCTTCGCCGAGCGCTCCAAGCGCTTCCAGGACCTGCAGCGCCCCAGCCCCGTCCCGCCGCCGAGCGGGTGATCGACGCGGAGCCGCGGACCGGAACCGCTTGAACTGCTCGTTCGGGCGTGTCCCCCTGAAGGGGGCCGGGCTGCGCGCGCGGTAGGGCAGCAAACCACGCTGCCCAACCGCGCCGGGCCGCCGCCGCCACACAACCCCCGTGGCGGCGCCGTCCCGGCCCTCCGGGCGCGCATCCCTCACGCAACGGCAGGGGACAGGGAACACAGGGGACGGGGGACACCCGGCATCACCGCCCGTCCCCGCACCGATCCCCCTGAAGTACCCTCTCCCGAAGTTGGGAGAGGGTGGCGACGCGGTAGCGGCGCCAGGGAGAGGGCCCGTCGGGACCCGTGCTCCACGGCGAGACGTGAAAACGCGGAGTGTCCCACGCCGGGACACTCCGCGTTCTCTCATCTGTTTCCCCGCCTCCCGAGAAATCCGTTGCAACGGATTCAGTTACACGCCACACCCGTCACGCCGTGACGGAGGGAGCGGCGCTTGCCGCGGCACCGGGCGTGAACCCGACCCAGCCCCGGCTCGCCGGCCCGGCCGCGCTACGGCGCCACGTCGTGGAAGCCGAGCTCCTTCTCGCGCTCGATGGTGGTCCGCATGGTCCACTCGCTGTCGAAGAGGATGAGCGGCCTCTCCTTGGCGTCGTACACCAGCGCGCGCCCGTAGCCGCCGCCCGCCACCCGCTCGATCTCCCGGATCGGCCCCTCCACCCAGCGGGCGCGCGTGTAGCTCATCGGCTCCAGGCGGGCCTTCACCCCGTACTCGTGCTCCAAGCGGTGCAGCAGCACGTCGAACTGCAGCCGCCCCACCGCCCCCACGATCGGCGCCGGACCGGTGATGGACTGCGCGTAGAAGACCTGCGCCGCCCCCTCCTCGGAAAGCTGCTGCAGCCCCGTGTCCAGGTGCTTGCGGCGCATCGGGTCGGGCACGTGCACCCGCGCGAAGTGCTCGGGGGAAAAGCGCGGGATCCCCGCGAACTCCAGGTCGCCGTCCGCCGAGAGCGTGTCGCCGATGCGCAGCGTCCCGCGGTCGTGGATGCCGATCACGTCGCCCGGCCACGCCTCCTCCACCAGCGTGCGCTCGCGCGCCAGGAACTGCGTGGGCTGCGCCAGGCGGATCGGCCGCCCCGTGCGCACGTGCTTCACCTGCATCCCCGCCTCGAAGCGCCCGCTGCACACGCGCACGAAGGCGATGCGGTCGCGGTGCTTGGGGTCCATGTTCGCCTGGATCTTGAACACGAAGCCCGTGAACGCCGGCTCCTCGGGGCGCACCTCGCGCTCCGTGGCCTCGCGCGGGGTGGGCGGCGGCGCCAGCTCCAGGAACTGCGCCAGGAACGGCTCCACCCCGAAGTTGGTGAGCGCGCTCCCGAAGTAGGCCGGGCTCACCTCGCCCGCCAGGAACGCCTCGCGGCT is drawn from Longimicrobium sp. and contains these coding sequences:
- a CDS encoding GNAT family N-acetyltransferase encodes the protein MPDATTSLGRPAYRIETPRLVVRCYDPADAPLLNEAIAGSLEHLRAWMPWAMGEPVPVEEKAELLRRFRSDFDGDRDYVYGIFSADEARVLGGTGLHRRVGPDALEIGYWIGADQQGRGLAAEAAGALVRVGFEVMRASRSTAIPTTRAARRWRGGWGSRTTARCAAAWPRRRAPRATR
- a CDS encoding peptidoglycan recognition family protein, encoding MEHEFETDAWPVVRARWFTDVREKRKVRLVVIHDMEAPEKGSTAENVARYFQDPRDAKGRPVKASAHLCIDNDSIVQCVLDNDVAFAAPGANHDGIQLELAGFARQKRHEWLDPYGILMLDKAADATAQYCLKYNIPVRQLTNDELKDGVSKGIVGHRQVSQVFKKSDHMDPGPDFPWDHFLARTQKFFAERSKRFQDLQRPSPVPPPSG
- a CDS encoding peptide chain release factor 3; this encodes MDRLSDEVRRRRTFAIISHPDAGKTTLTEKLLLYGGAIHLAGSVKARRAARHATSDWMAMEQERGISVTSSVLQFGYGGFQVNLLDTPGHQDFSEDTYRTLMAADSAVMLLDNRKGVEEQTRKLFEVCRLRRTPVVTFVNKCDRPGADPLQLLDDVERELDMKCYAMTWPIHAGDRFLGVYERSTRRVHLFERGEDHGQTRAGGRVLDFDADDLAGELGDEALGKLLDDLELLELAGAEFSREAFLAGEVSPAYFGSALTNFGVEPFLAQFLELAPPPTPREATEREVRPEEPAFTGFVFKIQANMDPKHRDRIAFVRVCSGRFEAGMQVKHVRTGRPIRLAQPTQFLARERTLVEEAWPGDVIGIHDRGTLRIGDTLSADGDLEFAGIPRFSPEHFARVHVPDPMRRKHLDTGLQQLSEEGAAQVFYAQSITGPAPIVGAVGRLQFDVLLHRLEHEYGVKARLEPMSYTRARWVEGPIREIERVAGGGYGRALVYDAKERPLILFDSEWTMRTTIEREKELGFHDVAP